The Microbacterium paraoxydans genome includes a window with the following:
- a CDS encoding DMT family transporter, which produces MPPTSPATSEPTSEPPPEPADIQRRPSTPLDGSRGASRPHWQLRTFKLRKLPTALNSAERTLDAGTAAMVVNLAPLMVVVFSGLFLREGFPRPLVIGAPIAFLGVVLIGMNSTSSTGPDLTGLLLALLAAVMYAGCTLLQKHLLTSGVDATTLTWLGAAAGTIALLPWLGALIADVQTAPLDATLWVVYLGIFPTAIAFTTWAYVLQRSTAGKTSATTYVVPALAILLSWLILGEVPTPLMFVGGALCLLGVLITRMRGRRSR; this is translated from the coding sequence ATGCCGCCCACCTCACCGGCGACTTCCGAGCCCACCTCGGAACCACCCCCAGAACCTGCCGACATACAGCGCAGACCATCGACCCCGCTCGATGGCTCCCGCGGCGCGAGTCGACCGCACTGGCAACTTCGCACTTTCAAACTTCGTAAGTTACCGACAGCCCTCAACAGCGCCGAACGGACCCTCGACGCCGGGACCGCCGCGATGGTCGTGAACCTGGCGCCGCTCATGGTCGTCGTCTTCAGCGGTCTCTTCCTCCGGGAGGGATTCCCCCGCCCCCTGGTGATCGGCGCCCCCATCGCCTTCCTCGGGGTGGTCCTCATCGGCATGAACTCCACCAGCAGCACCGGCCCCGACCTCACGGGCCTCCTGCTGGCCCTTCTCGCCGCGGTCATGTACGCGGGGTGCACCCTGCTGCAGAAACACCTGCTCACCTCGGGGGTCGACGCCACCACGCTGACCTGGCTCGGGGCGGCCGCCGGCACGATCGCCCTGCTTCCCTGGCTCGGCGCGTTGATCGCCGACGTGCAGACGGCGCCCCTCGACGCGACGCTGTGGGTGGTCTACCTCGGCATCTTCCCCACCGCCATCGCCTTCACCACCTGGGCGTACGTGCTGCAGCGCAGCACCGCGGGGAAGACCTCAGCGACGACCTACGTGGTCCCGGCCCTCGCCATCCTCCTGTCGTGGCTGATCCTCGGGGAGGTGCCCACCCCGCTCATGTTCGTGGGTGGCGCGCTGTGCCTGCTCGGCGTGCTCATCACGCGCATGCGCGGGCGGCGCTCGCGCTGA
- a CDS encoding DUF58 domain-containing protein — MPSLITQVKSKLFIHSNRKSLHALDGAYASLLHGRSLDFEDLRKYEYGDQVRDIDWRATARLGTPLVKRSRATRMHTVMFVVDTGRSMTALAADERSKKDLAILATGALGVLTLRHGDDFTVVYGDASRVRRLAPGRSEGALEHALRTIDRAVDDAAAPSDRDALLSFVTRTIARRMIVVVLTDEAPVTTETERLLRRLRVQHDVLWLTLRDAEPVLDHRSARLRADVDSLWEVPDFIQGDRTIVNELGAQRAADAARLADLLARMEISHAALDGQDDAVPQLLHLLNRRSDARF, encoded by the coding sequence ATGCCCAGCCTCATCACGCAGGTGAAGAGCAAGCTCTTCATCCACTCGAACCGCAAGTCGCTGCACGCGCTCGACGGCGCCTACGCGTCGTTGCTGCACGGGCGGAGCCTCGACTTCGAGGACCTGCGCAAGTACGAGTACGGCGACCAGGTGCGCGACATCGACTGGCGCGCGACCGCCCGCCTCGGCACACCGTTGGTCAAGCGGTCTCGGGCCACGCGCATGCATACGGTGATGTTCGTCGTCGACACGGGACGGTCGATGACCGCTCTCGCCGCGGACGAGCGCTCGAAGAAGGACCTGGCCATCCTGGCGACGGGAGCCCTCGGGGTGCTGACACTCCGGCACGGCGACGACTTCACGGTCGTCTACGGCGACGCCTCCCGCGTCCGCCGGCTGGCGCCGGGGCGCAGCGAGGGCGCCCTCGAACACGCGCTGCGGACGATCGACCGCGCGGTCGACGACGCGGCGGCCCCCAGCGATCGCGACGCCCTGCTGTCCTTCGTCACGCGGACGATCGCGCGGCGGATGATCGTCGTCGTGCTCACCGACGAGGCCCCGGTCACCACGGAGACCGAGCGCCTGCTGCGCCGCCTGCGCGTGCAGCACGACGTGCTCTGGCTCACCCTGCGCGACGCCGAACCGGTGCTCGACCACCGTTCCGCCCGGCTGCGCGCCGACGTCGACAGCCTCTGGGAGGTCCCCGATTTCATCCAGGGCGACCGCACGATCGTGAACGAGCTCGGTGCGCAGCGGGCGGCCGACGCCGCCCGGCTCGCCGACCTGCTCGCGCGGATGGAGATCAGCCACGCCGCGCTCGACGGTCAGGACGACGCCGTTCCGCAGCTGCTGCACCTGCTGAACCGGAGGTCCGATGCCCGGTTCTGA
- a CDS encoding PKD domain-containing protein, with product MGNSAVWKRARTGVAGVIVGVMVTAGLVALGVGAAAAADDPGGLPPLLQRDENVVTSDPIPTVQIDNGYVWAQTTIGSTVYAVGKFDNAREPKAAPGTALTARANVLAYDIDTGALLPFAPQVNGVIKAVAASPDGTRIYIGGSFNKVNGKDRWNIAAIDAKTGELVPGFVPSIGGSGVYALATSGTTVYAGGLFTQANGTPRKNLAAFDTTNGALRPWAPQTDLQVDAMVMDPAGADTIVGGRFSQVNGNTEMRGSASVDKTTGALNTEWELAKTVKNGAGSGIYAGKAGTFGLAADATGVYGTGWGFADAATGSLEGTFAAEAGTGKVRWIADCPGDHYGVYSTGKVVYTTSHTHSCETLGLHPEQAPRVHRYSEAYTADARGTLAPAPTAPSRKDWGGTPAPSPYAWSPDWAVGTTTGLGQAGLSITGTGNMISIGGEFRSVDNGQFEGLVRFSTTPPEGPKDGPRLSGDKWVPTATSLTPGRVKVTIPANWDRDDLTLTPELRRADSTTPLFTTKVDSTWWNLPAVSFEDTTAPVGAQQQYTFTATDSNGHTVSSKTTTATAAASTPAYSNAVLADGPQLYYPLGTVAQDVAGTNSPLIRSGATPRSSGVPKGVAGATALDGTETGRVDTTTKAAAPASFSAEMWFQTSTTAGGVLFDFESSAVGFFSKNYDRTVYMSDNGRLNFGVYNDGTKVLTTATAYNDNRWHHVVASVSPEGMKLFIDGKLDGQLPTVTKAQDFNGYWKIGGGRLKGWANEPTKTLAAPANLAGDAHLVGNVDEFAVYPYGLTAGQVKTHYSVGYGSTAPVAAYTAAASGLTATFDASTSVPPGSATISDYRWDFGDGSTGTGKTPSHTYAKPGTYAVTLTITDSQSLMGSVTKPVVVQGANALPTASFTLSTSGLTVSADASASTDADGAVRSYRWDWGDGTTGEGASATHTYATAGTRTVTLTVTDDVGGSATTTRETVVAEPVPLASDEFDRTAGPGWGEALAVGAWKIAGGSAAATSVADGSGQLKLAAGDTRHATLNAPSVPNPALETTFRVDQPSSTGGSYIGVIARDSSAGRYLVRAWLRPDGTVWLVAHRDGTVLATRTLNGVTVTPGTTYTLKAAVTGADKASLVAKLWATDAAEPADWQLRATDAAPLPAGGVGLSGSRSASATAPLGVAFDTFRVRAAE from the coding sequence ATGGGGAACAGTGCTGTCTGGAAGCGCGCACGCACGGGCGTGGCCGGGGTGATCGTGGGGGTGATGGTCACCGCGGGGCTGGTCGCCCTCGGCGTCGGTGCCGCCGCGGCGGCCGACGATCCGGGCGGACTGCCTCCGCTGCTGCAGCGGGATGAGAACGTCGTCACATCCGATCCGATCCCGACCGTGCAGATCGACAACGGGTACGTCTGGGCGCAGACGACGATCGGCTCGACCGTGTACGCGGTCGGCAAGTTCGACAACGCCCGCGAGCCGAAGGCGGCACCAGGGACCGCGCTGACGGCGCGCGCGAACGTGCTCGCCTACGACATCGACACGGGCGCGCTCCTGCCGTTCGCTCCGCAGGTCAACGGCGTGATCAAGGCCGTCGCCGCTTCGCCCGACGGCACCCGCATCTACATCGGCGGCTCGTTCAACAAGGTCAACGGCAAGGACCGCTGGAACATCGCCGCGATCGATGCGAAGACCGGCGAGCTCGTCCCGGGCTTCGTGCCTTCCATCGGCGGATCCGGCGTCTACGCGCTGGCGACGTCGGGCACGACGGTCTACGCGGGCGGCCTGTTCACCCAGGCCAACGGCACGCCGCGGAAGAACCTGGCCGCCTTCGACACCACCAACGGCGCCCTCCGTCCGTGGGCCCCGCAGACCGACCTCCAGGTCGATGCCATGGTCATGGACCCTGCCGGCGCGGACACGATCGTGGGCGGACGCTTCTCCCAGGTCAACGGCAACACCGAGATGCGCGGCAGCGCCTCCGTCGACAAGACCACGGGCGCCCTCAACACCGAGTGGGAGCTGGCGAAGACGGTCAAGAACGGCGCCGGCTCCGGCATCTACGCCGGCAAGGCCGGGACGTTCGGTCTCGCGGCCGATGCCACCGGCGTGTACGGCACCGGGTGGGGCTTCGCCGACGCCGCGACGGGCAGCCTCGAGGGCACCTTCGCCGCCGAGGCCGGCACCGGTAAGGTGCGCTGGATCGCGGATTGCCCCGGCGACCATTACGGCGTCTACTCCACGGGAAAGGTCGTCTACACGACCAGCCACACGCATTCATGCGAAACTCTGGGACTCCACCCGGAGCAGGCTCCGCGCGTACACCGCTATTCCGAGGCATACACGGCGGATGCTCGCGGAACGCTGGCACCCGCGCCGACCGCGCCCAGTCGCAAGGACTGGGGCGGCACGCCCGCCCCGTCGCCGTACGCCTGGTCACCCGATTGGGCGGTCGGGACCACCACAGGACTCGGTCAGGCCGGGTTGTCGATCACCGGCACCGGCAACATGATCTCCATCGGCGGCGAGTTCCGCTCCGTCGACAACGGACAGTTCGAAGGACTCGTCCGCTTCTCGACCACCCCTCCAGAGGGCCCGAAGGACGGACCGCGCCTCTCCGGCGACAAGTGGGTGCCGACCGCGACTTCGCTCACCCCCGGGCGCGTGAAGGTCACCATTCCCGCCAACTGGGACCGTGACGATCTCACGCTCACACCCGAGTTGCGCCGCGCCGACTCGACCACCCCGTTGTTCACCACCAAGGTGGACTCCACGTGGTGGAACCTGCCCGCAGTCAGCTTCGAGGACACGACGGCTCCGGTCGGCGCACAGCAGCAGTACACCTTCACCGCCACGGACAGCAACGGCCACACGGTTTCGAGCAAGACGACGACCGCCACGGCGGCCGCGTCCACACCTGCGTACTCCAACGCCGTGCTCGCTGACGGCCCCCAGTTGTACTACCCGCTGGGAACCGTCGCGCAGGATGTGGCAGGTACGAACAGCCCGCTCATCCGCTCAGGAGCGACGCCTCGGTCATCAGGCGTGCCGAAGGGCGTGGCCGGGGCGACAGCCCTCGACGGGACGGAGACCGGACGAGTCGACACGACCACGAAGGCCGCGGCGCCAGCATCGTTCTCGGCCGAGATGTGGTTCCAGACCTCGACGACCGCGGGCGGCGTGTTGTTCGACTTCGAGAGCTCGGCCGTTGGCTTCTTCTCGAAGAACTACGACCGAACCGTCTACATGTCAGACAATGGCCGCCTGAACTTCGGGGTATACAACGACGGCACCAAAGTGCTCACGACCGCGACGGCATACAACGACAACCGCTGGCATCATGTCGTCGCGTCGGTGAGCCCCGAGGGAATGAAGCTCTTCATCGACGGAAAGCTCGACGGCCAGCTCCCTACCGTCACCAAAGCGCAGGACTTCAACGGGTACTGGAAGATTGGCGGTGGCAGGCTGAAGGGTTGGGCGAATGAGCCGACCAAGACGCTTGCCGCCCCTGCCAACCTTGCCGGCGATGCCCACCTGGTCGGCAATGTCGATGAGTTCGCGGTCTACCCGTATGGCCTGACCGCGGGACAGGTCAAGACCCACTACAGCGTCGGGTATGGCTCCACAGCCCCCGTCGCCGCTTATACGGCCGCGGCAAGCGGCCTCACCGCGACCTTCGACGCGAGCACGTCCGTGCCGCCCGGCTCCGCCACGATCTCGGACTACCGCTGGGACTTCGGCGACGGGTCCACGGGCACCGGCAAGACGCCGTCGCACACGTACGCGAAGCCCGGCACGTACGCGGTCACGCTCACGATCACCGACAGCCAGAGCCTCATGGGATCGGTCACGAAACCGGTCGTCGTCCAGGGCGCCAACGCGCTGCCCACGGCTTCGTTCACGCTCTCGACCTCGGGGCTGACGGTGTCGGCCGACGCGTCGGCATCGACGGACGCCGACGGCGCCGTCCGCAGCTACCGCTGGGACTGGGGCGACGGCACGACCGGCGAAGGCGCGTCGGCGACGCACACCTACGCGACCGCCGGCACGCGGACGGTCACCCTCACCGTGACGGACGACGTCGGGGGCTCGGCGACGACCACCCGGGAAACCGTGGTGGCGGAGCCCGTGCCGCTCGCGAGCGACGAGTTCGACCGCACGGCCGGTCCCGGCTGGGGCGAAGCCCTCGCCGTCGGCGCCTGGAAGATCGCCGGCGGATCCGCCGCCGCGACCAGCGTCGCCGACGGCTCGGGGCAGCTGAAGCTGGCCGCGGGAGACACCCGCCACGCCACGCTGAACGCCCCGTCGGTGCCGAACCCGGCGCTGGAGACGACCTTCCGCGTGGATCAGCCGTCGAGCACGGGAGGCTCGTACATCGGGGTCATCGCCCGGGACTCGTCCGCCGGCCGGTATCTCGTGCGCGCCTGGCTCCGCCCCGACGGCACGGTCTGGCTCGTGGCGCACCGCGACGGCACCGTCCTCGCGACCCGGACACTGAACGGCGTCACGGTCACCCCGGGCACCACCTACACGCTCAAGGCGGCCGTGACGGGGGCGGACAAGGCCTCCCTCGTCGCGAAGCTCTGGGCGACCGATGCCGCGGAGCCCGCCGACTGGCAGCTGCGGGCGACCGACGCCGCCCCGCTTCCGGCGGGTGGCGTGGGTCTCAGCGGCAGCCGCTCTGCGAGCGCCACCGCACCGCTCGGCGTGGCCTTCGACACGTTCCGCGTCAGGGCAGCGGAGTAA
- a CDS encoding VWA domain-containing protein, with amino-acid sequence MALANVWMPVLAAAVVVAAVAIGLAVGLRRHRDRRAADTARVARAERLRALPSFRQALSRRAVALTGLLALGAGAALVAGVVAARPMSAQTIQPVDTSRDIMLCLDVSGSMSEVDVEVLSVFDELLDGFEGERIGLTIFNSSPVQIFPLTDDYDFIREHLASMMSSFDYVDEIPEHWLGTLNGDGASLIGDGLAACTMGFDHPDDDRSRSVIFATDNEINGASIVTLDEAAAYAASQDVRVFAINPVEGKDADVSAELAAAAEATGGAAYGLRDTTTVGDIIDEVQKQEATALRGEAQVVWTDTPNLWIAVLSVLALGFVVLVWRVRL; translated from the coding sequence GTGGCACTAGCGAACGTCTGGATGCCGGTCCTCGCCGCGGCGGTCGTCGTCGCCGCGGTGGCGATCGGTCTCGCGGTCGGCCTGCGCCGTCACCGGGACCGGCGCGCGGCGGACACCGCTCGCGTGGCCAGGGCGGAGCGGCTGCGAGCGCTGCCGTCCTTCCGCCAGGCGCTGTCCCGTCGCGCCGTCGCCCTGACGGGTCTGCTCGCCCTCGGTGCGGGGGCCGCGCTGGTCGCCGGCGTCGTGGCCGCGCGTCCGATGTCCGCCCAGACGATCCAACCCGTCGACACGAGCCGCGACATCATGCTCTGCCTGGACGTTTCGGGGTCGATGTCGGAGGTCGACGTCGAGGTGCTCTCCGTGTTCGACGAGCTGCTCGACGGCTTCGAGGGCGAGCGCATCGGCCTGACGATCTTCAACAGCTCTCCCGTGCAGATCTTCCCCCTCACCGACGACTACGACTTCATCCGCGAGCACCTCGCGAGCATGATGTCGAGCTTCGACTACGTGGACGAGATCCCGGAGCACTGGCTGGGCACGCTCAACGGCGACGGCGCCTCCCTCATCGGCGACGGACTCGCGGCCTGCACCATGGGCTTCGATCACCCGGACGACGACCGGTCGCGGTCGGTGATCTTCGCGACGGACAACGAGATCAACGGTGCCTCGATCGTGACGCTCGATGAGGCCGCGGCGTATGCGGCCTCCCAGGACGTGCGGGTGTTCGCGATCAACCCGGTCGAGGGCAAGGACGCCGACGTCAGCGCCGAGCTGGCCGCCGCCGCCGAGGCCACGGGAGGCGCCGCCTACGGGCTCCGCGACACGACCACGGTCGGGGACATCATCGACGAGGTCCAGAAGCAGGAGGCCACGGCGCTGCGCGGCGAGGCGCAGGTGGTCTGGACGGACACCCCGAACCTGTGGATCGCCGTCCTGTCGGTCCTCGCGCTCGGCTTCGTCGTGCTGGTGTGGAGGGTGCGCCTGTGA
- a CDS encoding AAA family ATPase translates to MTDADAQTPPTISAPPPPPASAAPISAPAPAAGSAAPTDAEMARAGAVLQTISDAYSAKMVGQERLRTSLLVALIAGGHILLESVPGLAKTTAASTLADTVKAKFKRIQCTPDLLPSDITGNQIYDAATGSFRTVLGPVHANFVLLDEINRSSAKTQSAMLEAMQEHQTTIGGEIHPLPKPFLVIATQNPIEQEGTYELPEAQMDRFLLKEIVEYPSPAEEFEILSRIDSGVLDPDRHVHSAVTLDDVHLLQDVASRIYVDPAIRNYIVSIAYVTRNPAPYIGEERARFIKYGASPRASIAFLQASRALALLSGRTHVLPEDIRALRHLVLRHRVLLTFEADAEGIRSEEIIDQIFAAVPTP, encoded by the coding sequence ATGACCGACGCCGACGCGCAGACCCCGCCGACGATCTCCGCACCCCCGCCGCCGCCCGCGTCCGCCGCGCCGATCTCCGCGCCGGCACCCGCCGCTGGCTCCGCGGCACCGACCGACGCCGAGATGGCGCGCGCCGGTGCCGTGCTGCAGACGATCTCCGACGCGTACTCCGCGAAGATGGTGGGCCAGGAACGCCTGCGCACCAGCCTGCTCGTCGCGCTCATCGCCGGCGGCCACATCCTCCTGGAGAGCGTGCCCGGCCTCGCCAAGACCACTGCCGCCAGCACGCTCGCGGACACCGTGAAGGCCAAGTTCAAGCGCATCCAGTGCACGCCCGACCTCCTGCCGAGCGACATCACGGGCAACCAGATCTACGACGCCGCGACGGGCAGCTTCCGGACGGTGCTCGGACCCGTGCACGCGAACTTCGTGCTGCTCGACGAGATCAACCGCTCCAGCGCCAAGACCCAGAGCGCCATGCTCGAGGCGATGCAGGAGCACCAGACCACCATCGGCGGCGAGATCCACCCGCTGCCGAAGCCGTTCCTCGTGATCGCGACGCAGAACCCCATCGAGCAGGAGGGCACCTACGAGCTGCCCGAGGCGCAGATGGACCGGTTCCTCCTCAAGGAGATCGTGGAGTACCCGAGCCCGGCGGAGGAGTTCGAGATCCTCAGCCGCATCGACTCGGGAGTGCTCGACCCCGACCGGCACGTGCACAGCGCCGTCACCCTGGACGACGTGCACCTGCTGCAGGACGTCGCGAGCCGCATCTACGTCGACCCCGCTATCCGCAACTACATCGTGTCGATCGCGTATGTGACCCGGAATCCCGCGCCGTACATCGGGGAGGAGCGTGCCCGCTTCATCAAGTACGGCGCGAGCCCTCGGGCCAGCATCGCCTTCCTCCAGGCCTCCCGCGCCCTCGCCCTCCTCAGCGGCCGGACCCACGTCCTTCCCGAGGACATCCGCGCCCTGCGCCACCTCGTGCTGCGGCACCGCGTGCTGCTGACGTTCGAGGCCGACGCCGAGGGCATCCGCAGCGAGGAGATCATCGACCAGATCTTCGCCGCCGTGCCCACCCCCTGA
- a CDS encoding DUF4064 domain-containing protein: MVSDHERQRARYVGGTEGAPPVPPPGGYRGARRQHQVGPTPPALSPLPPEEKKPSANALGWIALVAAILFVLILFGTLVVGGTDLLYGVTMITLQLVVLGVIVAALFTPGGRRLGIIALVLTILFNVASVGALSALRTSASGNYEGVKTAEQRHAEAYPGIKGTAPQEALTQQSMEEVRAEAEALFADIRERLSADFGFTWVQVGEEDVRPERNGYGGESMLSEYTSAAWATEQPVQGYARKLEVMAAIDEVVAAHGLWNLYSFNDPANSGIDPSMIAKLYGSDDPRTQTTWEYYTENYPDPLRFYANIYDLSNDADGGFRTSREAQSARTGEPVEGLQLVVIAGKVLSEADRAEFEERLQDYPGFE; this comes from the coding sequence ATGGTGAGCGATCACGAGCGACAGCGCGCCCGGTATGTGGGCGGCACCGAGGGCGCCCCGCCGGTCCCGCCGCCCGGGGGCTATCGCGGCGCCCGGCGGCAGCACCAGGTGGGTCCCACGCCGCCCGCCCTCTCCCCGCTGCCGCCCGAGGAGAAGAAGCCCTCGGCGAATGCCCTGGGCTGGATCGCGCTGGTCGCCGCGATCCTCTTCGTCCTGATCCTGTTCGGCACGCTCGTGGTCGGCGGCACCGACCTGCTGTACGGCGTGACGATGATCACGCTGCAGCTCGTGGTGCTGGGAGTGATCGTGGCCGCGCTCTTCACCCCGGGCGGACGGCGGCTCGGGATCATCGCGCTCGTCCTCACCATCCTGTTCAACGTCGCGAGCGTCGGGGCGCTCAGCGCACTGCGCACCTCGGCGTCCGGCAACTACGAAGGCGTGAAGACCGCGGAGCAGCGGCATGCGGAGGCCTACCCCGGGATCAAGGGCACGGCCCCGCAGGAAGCGCTCACCCAGCAGTCCATGGAGGAGGTGCGCGCCGAGGCCGAGGCTCTCTTCGCCGACATCCGCGAGCGGCTCAGCGCCGACTTCGGGTTCACCTGGGTCCAGGTCGGCGAGGAGGACGTGCGACCGGAGCGGAACGGGTACGGGGGTGAGTCGATGCTGTCGGAGTACACCTCGGCGGCCTGGGCGACCGAGCAGCCCGTGCAGGGCTACGCGCGCAAGCTCGAGGTGATGGCCGCGATCGACGAGGTGGTGGCCGCGCACGGCCTGTGGAACCTGTACTCCTTCAACGACCCGGCGAACTCCGGAATCGACCCGTCCATGATCGCCAAGCTCTACGGCAGTGACGACCCGCGCACGCAGACGACGTGGGAGTACTACACGGAGAACTACCCCGACCCGCTGCGCTTCTACGCGAACATCTATGACCTGTCGAACGATGCCGACGGCGGCTTCCGCACCTCGCGGGAGGCGCAGAGTGCGCGCACCGGCGAGCCGGTCGAGGGGCTCCAGCTCGTGGTCATCGCCGGCAAGGTGCTGAGCGAGGCCGACCGCGCGGAGTTCGAGGAGCGGCTGCAGGACTATCCCGGCTTCGAGTGA
- a CDS encoding VWA domain-containing protein, producing MIFQPVLPVFLILLLCAGVAGVAVWMLVRAPRAGGEVVTDRRALAVHRSLWALRLVMVLACAVMLLRPGLPGGSTQTLATDTDIVLVVDTTASIVAEDWDDGSPRIDGVRADVRALVEEYPGARFALLTSDAAAQLRIPLTTDTTALLGSLDVLRPEVTSQSRGSSIGVAAPLLSETLAAAAESSPDRSRMVFYFGDGEQTTGSAPESFADSARYTDAGAVFGYGTAEGGPMRVTTGGLDQSDSEYIQYQGADALSVIDEGNLETIAGQLGVEYEHREADVAPSLPAAPSSTTAYADAGEVGNVIELYWVAALVVLAALGVELTRATILVARLRGLRAPRSARPAPLDTP from the coding sequence GTGATCTTCCAGCCCGTGCTCCCCGTGTTCCTCATCCTGCTGCTGTGCGCCGGCGTCGCCGGCGTGGCGGTCTGGATGCTCGTGCGTGCTCCGCGGGCCGGGGGCGAGGTCGTGACCGACCGACGCGCCCTCGCCGTGCATCGGTCCCTCTGGGCGCTGCGCCTCGTGATGGTGCTCGCCTGCGCCGTGATGCTGCTGCGGCCGGGGCTCCCCGGCGGCTCCACGCAGACCCTGGCGACCGACACCGACATCGTGCTCGTCGTCGACACCACCGCGAGCATCGTGGCCGAGGACTGGGACGACGGCTCCCCCCGGATCGACGGTGTGCGCGCCGACGTGCGCGCGCTCGTGGAGGAGTACCCCGGCGCCCGCTTCGCCCTCCTCACCTCGGATGCGGCAGCCCAGCTGAGGATCCCGCTGACCACCGACACCACCGCCCTGCTCGGCTCACTCGACGTGCTGCGCCCCGAGGTCACGAGCCAGTCGCGCGGCAGCTCGATCGGCGTGGCCGCTCCGCTGCTGAGCGAGACCCTCGCCGCCGCGGCGGAGTCGTCGCCGGACCGTTCGCGCATGGTCTTCTACTTCGGCGATGGCGAGCAGACCACGGGGTCCGCCCCGGAGTCCTTCGCCGACAGCGCGCGCTACACCGACGCCGGAGCCGTCTTCGGATACGGGACGGCGGAGGGCGGGCCCATGCGCGTGACGACGGGGGGCCTCGATCAGAGTGACTCCGAGTACATCCAGTACCAGGGTGCGGACGCGCTGTCCGTCATCGACGAGGGCAACCTCGAGACGATCGCCGGGCAGCTCGGCGTCGAGTACGAGCACCGGGAGGCGGATGTCGCCCCGTCGCTCCCCGCCGCACCGTCGAGCACCACGGCCTACGCGGACGCCGGCGAGGTGGGCAACGTGATCGAGTTGTACTGGGTCGCCGCGCTGGTCGTCCTCGCCGCGCTCGGCGTGGAGCTCACGCGCGCGACGATCCTGGTCGCCCGGCTCCGCGGGCTGCGCGCTCCCCGCTCAGCACGGCCCGCTCCACTCGACACCCCCTGA
- a CDS encoding phosphotransferase family protein — protein MRQGAVGAVRLVEHGGRRLVEKRLADPARHDNELRALRGLVGSALPVPEVVEERPGAILMTALPGTRLDDAAADARILGLGSSAPLLRALHRLDPPDDLLPAPDDAMIIERYRAAGAPPLPLRIPPSSGTVFCHGDWTDGNLLAQHGRISGVVDWEASHRGDPLRELARAAWGAARKDPRSERALIDGYGADPARVRAWYPVHAAELWLWFAEAGPPAYLAALTAELERWSD, from the coding sequence ATGAGGCAGGGAGCGGTCGGCGCGGTGCGGCTCGTCGAGCACGGCGGACGCCGGCTGGTCGAGAAGCGCCTCGCCGATCCGGCACGGCACGACAACGAGCTGCGGGCCCTCCGCGGACTCGTCGGCTCCGCGCTCCCGGTGCCCGAGGTGGTCGAGGAGCGGCCGGGGGCGATCCTCATGACGGCGCTCCCCGGCACCCGCCTCGACGACGCCGCCGCCGACGCCCGGATCCTGGGCCTCGGTTCGTCGGCACCGCTGCTCCGCGCCCTGCATCGGCTCGACCCACCCGACGACCTTCTTCCGGCACCCGACGACGCCATGATCATCGAGCGGTATCGCGCCGCCGGTGCGCCTCCCCTCCCGCTGCGCATCCCGCCGTCGTCCGGGACCGTCTTCTGCCACGGCGACTGGACCGACGGCAACCTGCTCGCGCAGCACGGCCGCATCTCCGGGGTCGTCGACTGGGAGGCGTCCCACCGTGGTGATCCGCTGCGGGAGCTGGCGCGAGCCGCGTGGGGAGCCGCCCGGAAGGATCCGCGGTCGGAGCGGGCGCTCATCGACGGCTACGGCGCCGATCCCGCCCGGGTCCGCGCGTGGTACCCGGTGCACGCCGCGGAGCTGTGGCTGTGGTTCGCGGAGGCCGGCCCTCCCGCGTACCTCGCTGCGCTCACCGCCGAGCTGGAGCGGTGGTCGGACTGA